A DNA window from Daucus carota subsp. sativus chromosome 3, DH1 v3.0, whole genome shotgun sequence contains the following coding sequences:
- the LOC108211016 gene encoding DAG protein, chloroplastic — protein sequence MATLNLSPLSKTLINPTPLKPSTPLSCLSLSYPLQSLSFSLTQNLKPTRNSSRTLIRAAVDGDYSAKRSNSSEPRETIMLPGCDYNHWLIVMEFPKDPAPTREQMIDTYLETLATVLGSMEEAKKNMYAFSTTTYTGFQCTVSEEVSEKFKGLPGVLWVLPDSYIDVKNKDYGGDKYVNGEIIPCTYPTYQPKQQRRSKYESKRYVRQRDGPPPERRKPKQATESPSG from the exons ATGGCAACTCTAAACTTATCTCCTCTCTCTAAAACCCTAATAAACCCTACTCCTCTTAAACCCTCAACCCCCCTTTCATGTCTCAGTCTCTCATACCCACTTCAATCTTTAAGTTTCTCTCTGACCCAGAATCTCAAACCGACCCGAAACTCATCTCGGACCCTTATTCGGGCAGCTGTAGATGGGGATTACTCTGCGAAGAGGAGCAACAGTAGTGAACCCAGAGAGACGATAATGTTGCCGGGGTGTGATTATAATCATTGGTTGATCGTTATGGAGTTCCCCAAAGACCCAGCTCCTACCAGAGAACAAATGATTGATACTTATCTTGAGACTCTTGCTACTGTTCTTGGAAG CATGGAAGAAGCTAAAAAGAACATGTATGCTTTTAGTACAACTACCTATACCGGATTCCAGTGCACTGTATCGGAAGAAGTATCTGAGAAATTTAAGG GATTACCTGGAGTTCTATGGGTTCTTCCAGATTCATACATTGATGTTAAGAACAAGGATTATGGAG GTGATAAGTATGTCAATGGGGAGATAATTCCTTGCACGTACCCCACTTATCAACCAAAGCAGCAGAGGCGATCGAAATACGAGAGTAAGAGATATGTA